One Desulfallas thermosapovorans DSM 6562 DNA segment encodes these proteins:
- the mutM gene encoding DNA-formamidopyrimidine glycosylase, whose product MPELPEVETVKRTLELKLTGLTIDSVDIAMPKIIREPSPQEFGAQIKGRKITGLGRRGKYLLLYLSSDKVLIIHLRMTGRLIYAAPGEPLPRHTHVIFSLSNGNQLRFADMRQFGRIQLAPKQALNQVKGLKDLGPEPLEKDFTRNLLRRELKRKRVRLKTLLLDQTFIAGLGNIYADEALHRARLHPMRIANSLSPREIANLYHSIIEVLREGIQNRGTSFRDYVDGDGRKGNYQKLLRVYNREGLPCPHCGTTIARMKVSGRSSYFCPACQRKQ is encoded by the coding sequence ATGCCTGAATTACCGGAAGTTGAAACAGTAAAAAGAACCCTGGAACTCAAATTAACCGGGCTAACCATTGATAGTGTGGATATAGCCATGCCCAAAATCATCCGGGAACCCTCTCCCCAGGAATTTGGCGCACAAATCAAAGGACGCAAAATTACCGGTCTGGGAAGGCGCGGCAAGTATCTGCTGCTATATTTAAGCAGCGACAAAGTACTGATTATTCACCTGCGCATGACCGGCCGGCTAATCTATGCTGCACCGGGCGAGCCGCTGCCCAGGCATACCCACGTCATCTTTTCGCTGAGCAACGGCAACCAACTGCGTTTTGCGGATATGCGTCAATTCGGGCGTATCCAGTTGGCCCCCAAGCAGGCATTAAACCAGGTGAAAGGGCTCAAGGACCTGGGGCCAGAGCCTTTAGAGAAGGATTTCACCAGGAACTTATTACGCCGGGAGCTTAAACGCAAACGGGTTCGCCTAAAAACGCTGTTGCTGGATCAAACCTTTATTGCCGGGTTGGGCAATATATACGCCGATGAAGCCCTGCACCGGGCCCGTCTTCATCCCATGCGCATAGCCAATTCGCTGTCCCCCCGGGAGATAGCCAACCTGTACCACTCCATCATTGAAGTGCTTCGGGAAGGGATCCAAAACCGGGGCACATCCTTCCGGGACTACGTGGACGGTGACGGGCGAAAGGGTAACTACCAGAAACTGCTGCGGGTATACAACCGCGAAGGCCTCCCCTGTCCCCATTGCGGCACCACCATTGCCCGTATGAAAGTAAGCGGTCGCAGCTCTTACTTCTGCCCCGCCTGCCAGCGGAAACAATAG
- the ytaF gene encoding sporulation membrane protein YtaF has protein sequence MELLALAVFALALNMDSFAAGVAYGVRNIKLPVTSLAIISIMSMTAIAVSMVLGNTVAGYFSATFAHRLGGVILMSIGIWVLIQSLQENRKKARAKPEMETEKEADIPDPVIQIHIRSLGLVIQILREPYRADLDRSGVISGREAVLLGLALAMDAFAAGFAVSMLGFNILYTALMVGLGHFMLTYLGLLAGMSAGNRGLNQKIATLPGFILIALGLFKMH, from the coding sequence ATGGAGCTTTTAGCTCTGGCAGTGTTTGCGCTGGCGCTGAACATGGACTCCTTTGCAGCGGGCGTGGCTTACGGTGTACGCAATATAAAGCTGCCCGTCACATCGCTGGCCATTATCAGTATCATGTCCATGACAGCCATCGCCGTTTCTATGGTGCTGGGCAATACAGTAGCCGGTTACTTCTCCGCAACCTTTGCCCACAGACTGGGCGGGGTTATTTTAATGTCCATCGGCATATGGGTGCTGATACAATCCTTACAGGAAAACCGTAAAAAAGCCCGGGCCAAACCAGAAATGGAAACGGAAAAAGAAGCTGATATACCCGACCCGGTAATACAGATCCATATCCGCTCGCTGGGACTGGTTATTCAAATATTGCGGGAACCCTACCGGGCCGACCTGGACCGTTCCGGTGTAATTTCAGGCCGGGAGGCGGTATTGCTGGGCCTGGCCCTGGCCATGGATGCATTCGCCGCCGGGTTTGCCGTATCCATGCTGGGCTTTAACATACTATACACTGCCCTGATGGTGGGCCTGGGACATTTCATGCTCACCTACCTGGGCCTGCTGGCCGGCATGAGCGCCGGAAATAGAGGTCTAAACCAAAAAATAGCCACGC